Sequence from the Rhodohalobacter sp. SW132 genome:
AACGAATGCTCCAACAAGTTGGTGAACAGTTAAAATTGGCTCGTTTACGAAGAAAACTGAGCGCTGAACAAATCTCGCAGCGAGCAGATATTGGTACATCCACACTCTGGAGAATCGAAAAGGGTGATCCCGGTGTAGCAATGGGAAACTACTTCCGGGTACTTGTGGCCCTGGGACTGGACAGGGATATCTTAAAACT
This genomic interval carries:
- a CDS encoding helix-turn-helix domain-containing protein encodes the protein MNKKRPILLPKHERMLQQVGEQLKLARLRRKLSAEQISQRADIGTSTLWRIEKGDPGVAMGNYFRVLVALGLDRDILKLASDDELGRKLQDAGLTTKKRAPKREFKS